The proteins below are encoded in one region of Silene latifolia isolate original U9 population chromosome 2, ASM4854445v1, whole genome shotgun sequence:
- the LOC141642499 gene encoding E3 ubiquitin-protein ligase UPL5-like, translated as MSSEYGGRLDLQFFVRMISGGKTLVLQANMGDTVEHLHYIIERITGIPAIQQYLTYRGKQLECSRTMEECGVQNDASLQLVGRMRSTDNPKAWRLITDMVNVIPRVCRNGSPPIDCSVVKLALDKFMTLAVDDKNPNDNDWNDKADYYKIVMDAYAPQALVIMYRSAEEKTRKCADECIRCIMSLGGNGKSETAWSAIILLEFCRLLKTSVPEDDVLYLHCLTALLTKLDGVDVGCRSTRDSEENIPFIAVQDVFPFLEQVGQRLQTTGEPCLQDVSHFSAFLKPILGVIASELDVAAAFHNARGKGKDCLLGDEVNGLYCLFFDLLHWIGKCLRKMEEACLDNKRKNDVIVHPTGSSYYLAILKELRSIALLYPVFEDCFWTMMRKNKVAVSALVVLYATRVDDHAWLLTHNDILNFDSRRHLVMFMFPDRANEGIHEMLIDRSQLLTESFEYIYNANPSSLKDGLFIGFKNERATGPGVLREWFYLVCQALFDPRNALFVACPTDCRRVYPNPASKVHSVYIEYFRFAGRVIALALMHKIQIGYFLDRVFFLQLAGRSVSLGDIKDADPYLHNSCKQILEMDPEFVDSDALCLTFVTETEELGSRKVVELCSGGKDIIVNSKNRKKYVHLIVQQRFATSIAEQVSSFAQGFADILRDDNLATTFFEILELEDLDWMLHGSGSEEISIEDWKKHTEYVGYKKSDKQIVWFWKVVEELNVEQKKTLLFFWTSIRYLPVEGFRGLASKLFIHKSLEPQNRLPSSHTCFYQLCIPTYRTKAIMEAHIRVITQEHVACSFGTR; from the exons ATGTCATCGGAATATGGCGGGAGGTTGGACCTACAGTTTTTTGTAAGAATGATTTCAGGGGGTAAAACACTAGTACTGCAGGCCAATATGGGGGATACTGTGGAACATCTGCACTATATAATAGAGAGGATCACAGGAATACCAGCAATACAGCAGTATTTGACTTACAGAGGAAAGCAACTCGAATGCAGTCGGACTATGGAAGAATGTGGTGTTCAAAACGACGCAAGTCTGCAGCTTGTTGGTCGAATGCGCAGCACTGATAATCCCAAGGCGTGGCGCCTTATTACTGACATGGTTAATGTTATTCCTCGAGTGTGTAGAAATGGTTCGCCTCCAATTGACTGTAGCGTTGTTAAACTAGCGCTAGATAAGTTCATGACGCTGGCAGTAGATGATAAAAATCCAAATGATAATGATTGGAATGATAAGGCTGATTATTATAAGATAGTCATGGATGCCTATGCACCGCAGGCGTTAGTTATAATGTACAGGTCGGCTGAAGAGAAGACACGGAAGTGTGCTGATGAGTGTATTAGGTGTATCATGAGCTTGGGGGGAAATGGTAAAAGCGAGACCGCGTGGTCTGCTATAATACTGTTGGAGTTTTGTAGGCTACTTAAGACGTCAGTGCCTGAGGATGACGTCTTGTACCTGCACTGTTTGACTGCTCTTCTGACTAAGCTGGATGGGGTCGATGTGGGGTGTAGGTCCACACGAGATTCTGAGGAGAATATTCCCTTTATTGCTGTCCAAGACGTGTTCCCGTTCTTGGAGCAAGTAGGGCAGAGGTTGCAGACTACAGGGGAGCCATGCCTTCAGGATGTCTCTCATTTTTCTGCATTTCTGAAGCCTATACTTGGGGTCATTGCAAGTGAACTTGATGTTGCAGCAGCTTTTCACAATGCCCGGGGAAAAGGAAAGGACTGCCTTTTAGGTGATGAGGTTAATGGTCTCTACTGTCTTTTCTTTGATCTGCTCCATTGGATTGGAAAATGTTTGCGCAAAATGGAGGAGGCTTGTTTAGACAACAAGAGAAAAAACGATGTTATAGTACATCCAACTGGTTCGTCTTACTATCTTGCTATTCTCAAGGAATTGAGAAGCATCGCGCTTCTTTATCCTGTTTTTGAGGATTGCTTTTGGACCATGATGAGAAAGAATAAAGTAGCAGTAAGCGCTCTCGTTGTTCTATATGCTACCCGAGTTGATGATCATGCTTGGCTTCTTACGCATAACGATATCCTAAACTTCGATTCCAGGCGACATTTAGTAATGTTCATGTTCCCGGACCGAGCTAATGAGGGAATACATGAAATGTTGATAGATAGGTCTCAATTGTTGACTGAATCTTTTGAGTATATATACAATGCTAACCCATCTTCTTTGAAAGATGGTCTGTTTATTGGATTCAAAAATGAAAGAGCTACAGGTCCTGGTGTATTAAGAGAGTGGTTTTACCTAGTTTGCCAAGCTTTGTTTGATCCACGGAATGCCCTTTTCGTCGCATGCCCCACAGACTGTCGAAGGGTCTATCCTAATCCAG CCTCCAAAGTGCATTCCGTCTACATTGAGTACTTCCGCTTTGCTGGTAGGGTGATTGCGTTAGCCTTGATGCACAAGATTCAAATTGGAtattttctcgatcgagtatttttctTGCAATTAGCTGGAAGAAGTGTTTCTCTAGGCGATATTAAGGATGCAGATCCATACCTTCATAACAGCTGCAAACAAATATTGGAGATGGATCCTGAATTTGTCGATTCTGATGCGCTTTGTCTAACATTTGTTACTGAAACCGAAGAGCTTGGATCCAGGAAAGTTGTGGAACTCTGTTCTGGTGGGAAAGACATTATTGTGAACAGCAAAAATAGGAAGAAATATGTTCACCTTATTGTCCAGCAACGTTTTGCTACATCTATTGCAGAACAAGTGTCTTCCTTTGCTCAAGGTTTTGCTGACATTCTTCGTGACGATAATCTCGCTACAACCTTTTTTGAAATCCTAGAGCTGGAAGATCTTGATTGGATGTTGCATGGAAGTGGAAGTGAGGAAATCTCTATTGAAGATTGGAAGAAACACACCGAGTATGTTGGCTACAAAAAATCTGACAAACAGATAGTGTGGTTTTGGAAG GTCGTCGAAGAGCTGAATGTGGAGCAGAAGAAAACTCTACTTTTCTTTTGGACATCAATAAGGTATCTTCCAGTTGAGGGGTTTCGCGGTTTGGCCTCTAAGCTGTTCATTCACAAATCATTGGAGCCCCAGAACCGATTGCCTTCATCCCACACATGCTTTTACCAACTTTGTATCCCAACATACCGCACAAAAGCCATCATGGAAGCTCATATTCGAGTCATTACCCAGGAGCATGTTGCTTGTAGCTTTGGAACACGGTGA